The DNA sequence ATAGGGCTTGGTGCCCACGATGCCGCCATCGGCCCACTGGCTCATGCCGCGCGTGTTGGTGATCTCCACCCACTCCAGCGCGTCGATGTAGATGCCCAGGTACCAGCGGTCCACCTCATCGGGGTGCACGCCCGCCAGCAGCGCGAAGTTGCCGGTGACCATCAGCCGCTGGATGTGGTGCGCGTAAGCGTTGGTGAGGCTGCCGGTGATCGCCTCGCGCAGGCAGGCCATCTTCGTGCGACCGGTCCAGAACCACTCGGGCAAAGGGCGTTCGTGGCCGAGGAAGTTCATTCCGGCGTACTGCGGCATGTGCGCCCAGTAGGCCCCGCGCATGTATTCGCGCCAGCCGATGATCTGCCGGATGAAGCCTTCCACCTGAGGCAGAGTGATGCGCTCGGGATCGGCCCTCCAGGCGGCTTCAGCGGCTTCGCATACTTCCAGTGGCGATATCAACTTCACGTTCATGGCGAAGCTGAGGCGCGAGTGGTACAAAGCCCACTGACCGGGCATCAGTGCATCCTGGTAGGTGCCGAAGCAGGGCAGGAGGTGTTCGCTGAAGTGGTCGAGCAGTTGAAGACTTTCCGCTCGGTCCAGCGGCCAGGGGAAATGCCGCGCGTCCACCGTGCCGATCGTCTTCACGCCGTGGGCCTCCACCATCTGCTGGATACCGCGCAGGTCGTGGTCGAAGAGCAGGGGAGGAGGGGCCACGTGCGACTTCGGTGGGCGGCCCCGGTTCTCCTTGTCGAAGTTCCATTGCCCGCCGATGGGCTGGTCACCATTCATCAGCAGGCCGGTGCGTTCGCGCATCACGCGGTAGAAGCGCTCCATCAGGTACTGCTTCTTCCCCTTGAAGAGTGTGCCCAGTTCCTCGCGGGTGGTGAGGAAGTGCTCGGTGTCCGCCACTTCCACCGCACAGCCGCAGCGCTTCGCGAAGTCATTCAGCTGCTGGTCCAGGCGATACTCATCGGGCAACTGGTACCCGAAGGTCCGCGCGCCGATCTGCTCCAGGATCCACTGCAGGTTGTCCGGGATGGACTGTGTGTTGCGCGGATCGAGGCTGATGTACAGCACGCGTTGTCCGTCCTTCCGAAGATGTTCCGCAAAGCGCCGCATGGCCCCGAAGAAGCCCAGCACCTTCTGCACATGGTGCCACGCGTAGTCGGTCTCCTGCCGCACTTCCATGAGCACGTACAGGGCGTCCGGGTCCGGCTCCTTGAACCAGCTGTGCGCCCCATTGAGCTGATCGCCCAGGATCAGGCGGAGGCGATCGGCCGG is a window from the Flavobacteriales bacterium genome containing:
- a CDS encoding cryptochrome/photolyase family protein yields the protein MPKQQEPGPADRLRLILGDQLNGAHSWFKEPDPDALYVLMEVRQETDYAWHHVQKVLGFFGAMRRFAEHLRKDGQRVLYISLDPRNTQSIPDNLQWILEQIGARTFGYQLPDEYRLDQQLNDFAKRCGCAVEVADTEHFLTTREELGTLFKGKKQYLMERFYRVMRERTGLLMNGDQPIGGQWNFDKENRGRPPKSHVAPPPLLFDHDLRGIQQMVEAHGVKTIGTVDARHFPWPLDRAESLQLLDHFSEHLLPCFGTYQDALMPGQWALYHSRLSFAMNVKLISPLEVCEAAEAAWRADPERITLPQVEGFIRQIIGWREYMRGAYWAHMPQYAGMNFLGHERPLPEWFWTGRTKMACLREAITGSLTNAYAHHIQRLMVTGNFALLAGVHPDEVDRWYLGIYIDALEWVEITNTRGMSQWADGGIVGTKPYVSSGAYLNKMGHHCGNCYYDVNDRTGPKACPFNALYWHFHARNRERLESPDARPGTMMRVGMVYRTWEKMAPAARQALLDKGEQLLADIETL